From Candidatus Pedobacter colombiensis, one genomic window encodes:
- a CDS encoding DUF4982 domain-containing protein, with the protein MKFNFIFPLFFLIQSFAFAQSEKTVRVTYNFNPGWKLYVGDDSTAKAPNFDDSNWKTITLPHAWNEDEVFKKSIEELPTGISWYRKHFKIPASATEKKVFLEFEGVRQAGEFYLNGKFIGRHENGVMAFGFDITDVVYPSGQENVLAVRIDNAWNYKEKATNSGFQWNNKNFNANYGGLSKNVRLHITGKLYQTLPLYSMLKTTGNYIYAEHFDIPGRSATVVAESEVKNDDKTALSVQYEVEIRDAENKLVKTFIGDQATINPGETKTLTARAALSGLNFWSWGYGYLYSVATRLKSGGRVIDEVTTKTGFRKAEFKNGMVYLNDRVLMMKGYAQRTSNEWPAVGLSVPAWMSDYSNQLMVQSNANLVRWMHITPWKQDVESCDRVGLIEAMPAGDSEKDVEGVRWDQRKAVMRDAIIYNRNNPSILFYECGNESISAAHMQEMKDIRNQYDPYGYRAIGSREMLDIDQAEYGGEMLYINKSAVKPMWSMEYSRDEGLRKYWDEYTPPFHKNGAGPLYKGADASDYNRNQDSHAVESVARWNDYYQERPGTGTRVSSGGVNIIFSDSNTHHRGEENYRRSGEVDAMRIPKDGYYAHQVMWDGWVEPKKTGIHIMGHWNYKEGVKKDVYVVSTGDKVELVLNNKSLGYGTLSDGFLYTFKNISWKPGILKAISYSTDGKKLAETELKTAGTPAALRLTAIKNPTGFKADGADAVLVEVEVIDQDGNRCPTALNLVKFALSGPAEWRGGIAQGPDNYILAKELPVECGVNRVIIRSTTTAGKIDLNATADGLKAASISFTSLPFKVEDGLATALPSDGLKSDLTRGATPAGQSYTVTRKAVKIIAADAGANADKAKLSYDDNELTGWANDGQISTAWIKYTLAKESMVTSVGMKVNGFRTKTYPIRILVDDKEVFNGNTKPGLGYFTAVCKPAKGKTVTIMLNHTGAVKNNGNFGVEMNGKNLDDGIKTANSNAKGALSIIEADIFENP; encoded by the coding sequence ATGAAATTCAACTTTATATTTCCCTTATTTTTCCTGATTCAATCCTTTGCATTTGCACAATCCGAGAAAACAGTACGTGTGACCTATAATTTTAATCCAGGTTGGAAATTATATGTAGGTGATGACAGCACTGCTAAAGCACCCAACTTTGATGATTCAAACTGGAAGACCATTACCCTGCCACATGCCTGGAATGAAGACGAAGTCTTTAAAAAATCTATAGAAGAGTTACCCACCGGCATTTCCTGGTACCGCAAACATTTTAAAATTCCGGCATCAGCTACAGAAAAAAAGGTTTTTCTGGAATTTGAAGGTGTCCGTCAGGCAGGAGAGTTCTATTTAAACGGAAAATTTATTGGTCGCCATGAAAATGGTGTTATGGCCTTTGGCTTTGACATTACTGATGTTGTCTATCCCTCGGGCCAGGAAAATGTTTTGGCCGTACGTATTGACAATGCCTGGAATTACAAAGAAAAAGCAACCAACTCAGGCTTCCAGTGGAATAATAAGAACTTCAATGCCAATTATGGTGGACTTTCTAAAAATGTACGCTTACACATTACCGGTAAGTTATACCAAACCTTGCCTTTATACAGTATGTTAAAAACAACAGGTAATTACATTTACGCTGAGCATTTTGATATCCCTGGCAGATCTGCTACTGTAGTTGCAGAATCTGAGGTTAAAAACGACGACAAAACTGCGCTGTCGGTTCAGTATGAGGTAGAGATCAGGGATGCCGAAAATAAGCTGGTAAAGACTTTTATAGGAGATCAGGCCACTATTAATCCAGGTGAAACAAAAACCCTTACTGCCCGGGCTGCACTTAGCGGTCTTAACTTCTGGAGTTGGGGCTACGGCTATCTATATTCTGTAGCTACGAGGTTAAAATCAGGTGGTCGTGTGATCGATGAAGTAACTACCAAAACAGGCTTCCGAAAAGCTGAATTTAAAAATGGTATGGTCTATTTGAATGATCGTGTATTGATGATGAAGGGTTATGCACAACGTACCAGCAATGAATGGCCAGCCGTTGGTCTTTCTGTTCCTGCCTGGATGAGTGATTATAGTAATCAACTCATGGTTCAAAGTAATGCAAATTTGGTGCGGTGGATGCATATCACCCCATGGAAACAAGATGTTGAGTCCTGCGACCGTGTAGGCTTGATTGAGGCCATGCCGGCTGGAGATTCAGAAAAAGATGTTGAAGGTGTACGATGGGATCAACGCAAAGCTGTGATGCGTGATGCCATCATTTACAACCGGAACAATCCGAGCATTCTCTTTTATGAATGTGGCAATGAGTCGATCAGTGCGGCACATATGCAAGAGATGAAAGACATCCGCAATCAATATGATCCATATGGTTACCGCGCTATCGGATCACGCGAGATGCTGGACATTGACCAGGCCGAATATGGTGGGGAGATGTTGTATATTAACAAAAGCGCAGTGAAGCCGATGTGGTCTATGGAATACTCCAGAGATGAGGGATTAAGAAAATATTGGGATGAGTACACTCCTCCATTTCATAAAAATGGGGCTGGTCCATTGTATAAAGGTGCCGATGCCAGTGATTACAACCGCAATCAGGATTCTCATGCCGTAGAGAGCGTTGCACGCTGGAATGACTACTACCAAGAACGCCCTGGCACGGGGACTCGTGTCAGTTCGGGTGGTGTAAATATCATTTTCTCTGATTCAAATACACACCACCGCGGAGAAGAGAATTACCGGAGAAGTGGTGAAGTGGATGCAATGCGTATTCCAAAAGATGGTTACTACGCCCATCAGGTGATGTGGGATGGCTGGGTTGAGCCTAAAAAGACCGGCATTCATATCATGGGCCACTGGAACTATAAGGAAGGCGTAAAAAAAGATGTCTATGTAGTTTCGACTGGTGATAAGGTTGAGCTTGTATTAAACAATAAATCGCTGGGTTATGGAACACTAAGTGATGGCTTTCTGTACACCTTTAAAAATATTAGCTGGAAACCTGGAATTTTGAAAGCGATCTCTTATAGTACCGATGGCAAGAAATTAGCTGAAACCGAATTAAAAACAGCGGGGACTCCTGCTGCGCTACGCTTAACGGCTATTAAAAATCCTACCGGATTTAAAGCTGATGGTGCGGATGCAGTTTTAGTAGAGGTTGAAGTCATTGATCAGGATGGTAACCGTTGTCCAACTGCTCTTAATTTAGTGAAATTTGCACTTTCGGGGCCAGCAGAATGGCGTGGAGGAATTGCACAGGGACCGGACAACTATATTTTGGCTAAAGAACTTCCGGTTGAGTGTGGGGTAAACAGGGTAATTATCCGATCGACCACTACGGCTGGTAAAATTGATTTAAACGCAACTGCAGATGGATTAAAGGCTGCTTCTATTTCCTTTACATCATTGCCATTTAAAGTTGAGGATGGACTTGCTACTGCACTGCCTTCGGATGGTTTGAAATCGGATTTAACAAGAGGTGCTACACCGGCTGGCCAATCATATACGGTTACCCGCAAAGCTGTAAAGATTATTGCTGCTGATGCGGGTGCAAACGCAGACAAAGCAAAGCTAAGTTATGATGACAATGAGCTAACCGGCTGGGCCAATGATGGTCAGATTTCGACAGCATGGATAAAATATACTTTAGCTAAAGAAAGTATGGTTACAAGTGTGGGTATGAAAGTTAATGGTTTCAGGACTAAAACCTATCCGATCCGTATTCTGGTTGACGACAAAGAGGTTTTTAATGGCAATACAAAACCAGGACTAGGTTATTTCACGGCAGTATGTAAGCCTGCTAAAGGTAAGACGGTGACCATAATGCTAAATCATACCGGAGCAGTTAAAAACAATGGCAATTTTGGTGTTGAAATGAATGGAAAGAACCTGGATGATGGTATTAAAACGGCCAATTCTAATGCTAAAGGGGCATTGAGTATTATTGAAGCAGATATATTTGAGAACCCATAA
- a CDS encoding family 43 glycosylhydrolase, producing MYLFKRLLLFFLFIAPFYVGAQTNKKAQIVPKPLYRDPVYDGAADPVVVWNKAEQKWFMLYTNRRAKAKDLDGVTWVHGTRIGIAESRNGVDWKYRDTCDIQYRFPDYTHWAPEVIENKGIYHMYLTYVPGVFADWRHPRDIIHLTSTNLINWKFESKLNLASERCIDACVVKMPNGSWRMYYNNEMAGKSIYYADSDDLYHWKDSGKRAIGDRGGEGPKVFFWKDTYWMIVDNWKGLGVYASKDLTEWKRQPENILQIPGKGVDDQVMGGHADVVVNNGRAFIYYFTHPGRIPANKGIDNYETRRSSLQLAELEYVNGMIICDRDKTLKIALTKP from the coding sequence ATGTATCTGTTTAAACGTTTATTATTATTCTTCTTATTTATTGCTCCATTTTATGTTGGGGCTCAAACCAATAAGAAAGCGCAAATTGTCCCTAAGCCACTTTACAGAGATCCTGTATATGATGGTGCAGCTGATCCGGTAGTCGTCTGGAATAAAGCTGAGCAAAAATGGTTTATGCTTTATACCAATCGCCGGGCTAAAGCGAAAGATTTGGATGGGGTTACCTGGGTGCATGGAACAAGAATAGGCATTGCAGAATCAAGAAATGGGGTTGACTGGAAATACAGAGATACTTGTGACATTCAATATCGCTTTCCTGATTACACGCATTGGGCCCCGGAGGTAATCGAAAATAAAGGTATATACCACATGTACCTGACCTACGTTCCCGGAGTTTTTGCCGACTGGAGGCACCCCAGAGACATTATCCATTTAACCAGCACCAATCTGATCAACTGGAAGTTTGAATCAAAGCTTAATTTAGCCTCAGAACGTTGCATAGATGCTTGTGTAGTTAAAATGCCCAACGGGAGCTGGCGCATGTACTATAACAATGAAATGGCAGGGAAATCTATCTATTATGCAGACAGCGATGATCTTTATCATTGGAAAGATAGTGGCAAACGTGCAATTGGCGACAGGGGTGGTGAAGGCCCTAAAGTTTTCTTTTGGAAGGATACTTATTGGATGATTGTCGACAATTGGAAAGGTTTAGGCGTATATGCTTCAAAAGACCTGACTGAATGGAAAAGGCAACCTGAAAATATCTTGCAAATACCCGGGAAAGGTGTCGACGATCAGGTGATGGGTGGACATGCAGATGTGGTGGTTAACAACGGAAGGGCTTTTATCTATTATTTTACCCATCCCGGAAGAATACCTGCCAACAAAGGTATCGACAACTATGAAACCAGACGCAGCAGTCTGCAATTGGCAGAACTCGAATACGTAAACGGAATGATTATATGTGATAGAGATAAAACCTTAAAAATAGCTTTAACCAAACCATAA
- a CDS encoding TonB-dependent receptor, which produces MIFYLQNDNKLRYCILLLISQLILIAVLPKKIQAAENSYKVNKALVDAIVTGKVTDENGEALVGVSIRVKGTRIGTSTTGSGDFSITIPASVSNAVLEVSYLGFLSQEVAVSGRTRINIQLKSAVAGLNEVVVVGYNQVKKTDLTGATVSVSAEDIRSRPVANALQAIQGKAAGVDVTSNERPGEVGKILIRGARSLTATNVPLYVVDGVPLAAGGIEAINPNDIEAIDILKDASATAVYGSRGANGVVIITTKRGKTGSLSLNYAGTSTIEKLHDRTEMMNSAQYIQFRRDANKVTTPTQASDKLLFGQDPYAYANVLKGWVGDTFDGSLVPTTDWGDMVLRTGVSQDHNLSVSGGTEKIKAYGSFGYLSQLGTQLGQDYKRYSSNFSVDIKPVKWFSMGGSVNVAYGLQNYGYATPSGNTGPASLYLAAQAMLPFTVPFADNGNRINLPGGDINILNPLGEDKYNINLRKVLRTMGSLYAEVTIMDGLKYRVNFGPDFYNYNNGRWMDEHSILRGGGEPGSTNSAQLTQNSKLSYTLDHLLYYNKTLGKHDFGLTLLQSSSSNREETSDMKATKLPYNSQLWYQLNSVSALDGFSSGLITSTLVSYMGRFNYSYNNKYLLTVSGRWDGASVLADGHKWDFFPSAALAWRIDQEDFMKGISWVDQFKVRLGVGSTGNAAVEPYSTLGILQTLYYTFGSSVQPGYVASDASLAKPIPLPNHGLGWEHTTQYNLGLDFSILKGRVSGALDLYTSRTKDLLLMKSIPSINGYTQSLVNIGATANKGIELTLNTVNIKKNDFTWSTTLSLSANRDRIVQLANGKIDDIGNKWFINQRLKVYYDYVKIGIWQNTPEDLAEIAKFKANGNTFKPGDIRIKDLNGDYKIDANNDRQIVGHANPDWVGGMSNTFRYKNFDLTCFIFSRLGYQIEAGAESLQGRFAQRVVDYWTPNNPTNDYPAPNTGSAAGDPYKSSMNYQSGSFIKIRDISLGYYLPDALCKKLTLSKVKVYAQALNPGLIYSKVDWIDPDTGNSTFNRGFVLGLNVGF; this is translated from the coding sequence ATGATATTTTATTTACAAAATGATAATAAACTACGTTATTGTATATTGTTGTTAATCAGTCAGCTGATTTTGATCGCTGTGCTGCCAAAAAAAATTCAGGCGGCAGAAAACAGCTATAAAGTAAACAAGGCATTGGTTGACGCAATTGTTACGGGAAAAGTCACTGATGAAAATGGGGAGGCATTGGTGGGCGTGAGTATACGGGTTAAAGGTACCAGGATTGGTACATCCACAACAGGTTCAGGTGATTTTTCAATTACCATTCCTGCTTCGGTATCAAATGCTGTGCTAGAAGTTTCTTATCTGGGATTTCTTTCCCAGGAAGTTGCTGTATCTGGGAGAACAAGGATTAATATCCAGTTAAAAAGTGCAGTGGCCGGTCTTAATGAAGTTGTAGTGGTTGGCTATAATCAAGTAAAAAAGACCGATTTGACTGGTGCGACAGTGAGTGTGAGTGCTGAAGACATCAGATCAAGGCCGGTTGCAAATGCTTTGCAGGCTATACAGGGTAAAGCAGCAGGGGTTGATGTTACTTCAAATGAACGCCCAGGTGAGGTTGGAAAAATCTTGATCAGAGGTGCCCGTTCATTAACTGCAACGAACGTGCCATTATATGTGGTAGATGGAGTTCCATTGGCAGCAGGTGGTATTGAAGCTATCAATCCAAATGACATAGAAGCCATCGATATTTTAAAAGATGCATCTGCCACAGCTGTTTATGGATCAAGAGGTGCGAATGGTGTGGTTATCATTACGACGAAAAGAGGTAAAACAGGTAGTCTTTCATTGAACTATGCAGGAACTAGTACGATTGAAAAACTGCATGACCGTACAGAAATGATGAACTCTGCACAGTATATCCAATTCCGACGGGATGCGAATAAGGTAACTACGCCTACACAAGCAAGCGATAAACTGCTGTTTGGTCAGGATCCTTACGCCTATGCTAATGTACTTAAAGGTTGGGTAGGTGATACATTTGACGGTAGTTTGGTTCCTACAACGGACTGGGGGGACATGGTTCTGCGAACAGGTGTTTCTCAGGACCATAATTTAAGCGTTAGTGGTGGAACTGAAAAGATAAAAGCATATGGTTCTTTTGGTTATTTGTCGCAGCTCGGTACACAATTGGGCCAGGATTACAAGCGCTATAGCTCAAATTTTAGTGTCGATATTAAACCGGTGAAATGGTTTAGCATGGGGGGAAGTGTAAATGTTGCGTATGGACTTCAGAATTATGGTTATGCTACTCCATCTGGTAATACGGGCCCGGCAAGTCTTTATCTCGCTGCCCAGGCAATGTTACCTTTTACTGTTCCCTTTGCTGATAATGGCAACAGGATTAATCTGCCGGGTGGCGATATTAATATTTTAAATCCACTTGGTGAAGATAAGTATAATATTAATCTGCGAAAAGTATTGCGTACTATGGGCTCTCTTTATGCGGAAGTAACCATTATGGATGGCCTAAAATATCGGGTGAATTTTGGACCGGATTTCTATAACTATAATAATGGAAGGTGGATGGATGAACATTCTATTCTTAGAGGTGGGGGCGAGCCTGGTTCTACTAATTCTGCACAGTTAACTCAAAATTCCAAGCTATCTTATACACTTGATCATTTGCTCTATTATAATAAAACCCTGGGTAAGCATGATTTTGGACTAACGTTACTTCAAAGTTCTTCTTCAAATCGGGAGGAAACATCAGACATGAAGGCCACAAAACTACCCTACAACAGTCAATTGTGGTATCAGTTAAATTCGGTAAGCGCTTTAGATGGTTTTAGTTCTGGATTAATTACATCTACATTGGTTTCCTATATGGGACGCTTTAATTATAGTTATAATAATAAATATTTGTTAACAGTTTCTGGCAGATGGGATGGTGCATCTGTGTTAGCAGATGGACATAAATGGGATTTCTTTCCATCTGCAGCTTTAGCTTGGCGTATAGATCAGGAAGATTTTATGAAAGGAATTAGCTGGGTCGATCAATTTAAAGTTAGATTAGGAGTGGGAAGTACAGGGAATGCTGCTGTTGAACCATATTCAACACTAGGAATCTTGCAAACGCTATATTATACCTTTGGAAGTTCGGTGCAACCAGGTTATGTAGCTTCTGATGCTTCATTGGCAAAACCAATTCCATTACCGAATCATGGTTTAGGATGGGAACATACCACACAATATAACCTTGGTTTAGATTTTTCAATTTTAAAGGGAAGAGTTAGCGGGGCACTGGATTTATATACCTCCCGGACAAAGGATTTATTGTTGATGAAATCTATTCCTTCTATTAATGGTTATACCCAATCTCTTGTAAATATAGGTGCCACCGCTAATAAGGGGATTGAATTGACACTGAATACGGTCAACATTAAAAAGAATGATTTTACCTGGTCCACTACTTTAAGTTTATCAGCAAACAGAGATCGGATTGTACAATTAGCGAACGGGAAGATTGACGATATAGGTAATAAATGGTTTATCAATCAGCGACTAAAAGTCTACTATGATTATGTTAAGATTGGAATCTGGCAAAATACCCCTGAAGATTTGGCCGAAATTGCAAAATTTAAAGCCAATGGAAATACATTCAAACCGGGAGATATTAGAATTAAAGATTTGAATGGGGACTATAAAATTGATGCCAACAATGACCGGCAGATTGTAGGCCATGCTAATCCTGATTGGGTTGGTGGGATGTCAAATACCTTTCGTTATAAGAATTTTGATTTAACATGCTTTATATTCTCTCGTTTGGGCTATCAAATTGAAGCAGGTGCCGAATCTTTGCAGGGTCGTTTTGCTCAACGTGTAGTTGATTACTGGACCCCAAATAATCCTACAAACGATTATCCTGCGCCCAATACTGGTAGTGCAGCCGGAGATCCCTATAAAAGTTCAATGAACTATCAGAGTGGTTCCTTTATTAAAATCAGGGACATCTCTTTAGGTTATTATTTGCCGGATGCTTTATGTAAAAAACTGACACTATCGAAAGTGAAGGTTTATGCCCAGGCTTTAAATCCTGGTTTAATTTATTCTAAAGTAGATTGGATTGATCCTGATACAGGTAACTCAACCTTTAACAGAGGCTTTGTGCTGGGCTTGAATGTTGGATTTTAA
- a CDS encoding RagB/SusD family nutrient uptake outer membrane protein encodes MKKISKLVYISFVLTCFLVLPTSCKKSFLDENMITAKNTQDFEKPDGLDGLVIGMYQSLRFHFNYEWAYSTTNYGTDEFTVGGDRTEQMWNSYDANLNSLNGDVSSVWDNMYGNINSANIVIQNIPLFYGNGANKNTRLGEGYFMRAFDYFKLVKQYGGVPLKLTPSTTVELEFTRTSAKETYEQVIQDFIQAYNLLPAAAAEPGRITKWAAAHFLAKAYLFRASELNNDWNGDTKTADLNNAIKYADLVINSSGCILATDFKDLWNFTAVNGPNENNKEIILAAQFSDNVATQGRYGNQVHLYYPSVYQTLPGMVRDIPGDREFQRLRSTDYALDIYDRVNDSRFWKSFKTTYLCNNPNGAPLWTAVTAPSPDLVGKPKFAGGEESIRYIVNNAGDSRYTAANITMRAPSMYVRYFNGQAQNMLGGHGNYGLSQYVALSKFMDGSRNLVAAQPGQRDGILARLAETYLIAAEAYGRLGQFGSAIPYLNKVRDRAAYKEGEDRAAYVDGGIAYKNNPVANTAKFVSYSDKNSYFESNNLATTTATTLSSMHLNSENDIFNSNKEFYDKVGATSQLDKFVSFILNERSRELMGELMRWEDLARTKTLVARATAFNDEAKPLANKHYLRPLPQLFLDVIYKNNQPLTPAEKAAIQNPNW; translated from the coding sequence ATGAAAAAGATATCGAAATTAGTATATATCAGCTTTGTGCTGACCTGTTTTTTGGTGCTACCAACTTCTTGTAAGAAAAGTTTTCTTGACGAAAATATGATCACAGCCAAGAATACCCAGGATTTTGAAAAACCTGATGGTTTAGATGGGTTGGTGATAGGGATGTATCAAAGCCTTAGGTTCCACTTTAATTACGAGTGGGCATACTCAACAACCAATTATGGCACAGATGAATTTACAGTAGGTGGAGATCGGACAGAACAAATGTGGAATTCTTATGATGCCAATTTAAATTCATTAAATGGGGATGTAAGTAGTGTTTGGGATAATATGTATGGCAATATCAACTCTGCAAATATTGTGATCCAGAATATTCCATTGTTTTATGGAAATGGAGCAAATAAAAATACTCGTTTGGGAGAAGGTTATTTTATGCGTGCCTTTGATTATTTTAAACTGGTAAAGCAATATGGAGGAGTTCCTTTAAAATTAACGCCTTCTACGACTGTGGAGTTGGAATTTACACGTACTTCAGCAAAGGAGACTTACGAACAGGTTATCCAGGATTTTATTCAGGCATACAACTTGCTTCCTGCTGCAGCCGCAGAGCCCGGAAGAATTACCAAATGGGCTGCGGCGCATTTCCTTGCGAAGGCTTATTTATTTAGGGCCAGTGAACTTAATAACGATTGGAATGGTGATACCAAGACGGCTGATTTAAACAATGCAATTAAGTATGCCGACCTGGTGATTAACAGTAGTGGCTGTATACTGGCTACTGATTTTAAAGACCTTTGGAATTTTACTGCGGTAAACGGCCCTAATGAAAACAACAAAGAGATTATTTTAGCAGCCCAATTTTCTGACAACGTTGCGACACAAGGACGTTATGGTAATCAGGTCCATTTATATTACCCTTCGGTTTATCAAACTTTACCGGGTATGGTGCGTGATATCCCTGGAGATCGGGAGTTTCAGAGGTTGCGCTCAACCGATTATGCGTTGGATATTTATGACCGTGTAAATGATTCCAGATTTTGGAAGAGCTTTAAAACAACCTATCTCTGCAATAACCCTAATGGAGCGCCACTTTGGACTGCTGTAACTGCTCCTAGCCCGGATCTGGTGGGCAAACCTAAATTTGCTGGTGGGGAGGAATCGATACGATATATTGTAAATAATGCAGGTGATAGCAGATATACGGCGGCAAATATTACTATGCGGGCACCATCTATGTATGTTCGGTATTTTAATGGTCAGGCCCAAAATATGCTAGGTGGTCATGGTAATTATGGGCTGAGTCAATATGTAGCGCTTTCTAAATTTATGGATGGATCCCGTAATTTAGTAGCTGCACAACCTGGACAACGAGATGGTATTTTGGCCCGGTTAGCTGAAACCTATTTGATTGCTGCAGAAGCTTATGGCAGATTGGGGCAATTTGGAAGTGCCATACCTTATCTCAATAAAGTTAGAGACCGCGCTGCCTATAAAGAGGGCGAAGATCGTGCAGCTTATGTAGACGGTGGAATTGCTTATAAAAATAACCCGGTAGCCAATACGGCTAAATTTGTCTCTTATTCTGATAAAAATAGTTATTTTGAATCCAATAACCTGGCTACGACTACTGCAACTACATTAAGTTCAATGCATTTGAATAGTGAGAATGATATTTTTAATTCGAATAAGGAATTCTATGACAAAGTTGGTGCTACATCTCAGCTTGATAAGTTTGTGAGTTTTATTTTAAATGAACGTTCCAGAGAATTGATGGGAGAATTGATGCGTTGGGAAGACCTTGCCCGGACTAAAACATTAGTGGCACGGGCAACAGCATTCAATGATGAGGCGAAGCCACTTGCCAATAAACATTACCTGCGACCACTTCCGCAACTCTTTCTTGATGTGATTTATAAAAATAATCAGCCGCTTACACCGGCAGAAAAAGCTGCGATACAGAATCCCAATTGGTGA
- a CDS encoding rhamnogalacturonan acetylesterase, with the protein MMMNLKPFITVLLAFTLWNTGIHAQVKFKFDFGAGKIADGYTRVLPDQSYSKENGYGFDFNTVMTGSGTPFYFSVKVPEGNYKITVTLGDPKKASQTTVKAESRRLMLEAVPAKAGEFIKKTFIVNIKDRNINNGEQVALKPRELTKLDWDDKLTLEFAGPPALKAMEITKVEDQITVYLAGNSTVVNQDDEPWGSWGQMIPRFFKPGVSFANHAESGLTLGSFIGSKRLKKVLSVMKSGDYLFIEFGHNDQKDKGPNDGAYKSYTERLKTFVIETKKKGGIPVIVTSTSRRSFENGKIVNSLGDFPDAARKVAASENVALIDLNALTTTLFNALGEESSKKAFVHYPANSYPGQDKPLADNTHFNTYGAYEISKCVIEGIKSAKLDLAKYLINPKAKFDPAKPDAVEDWHWPESPKSSVVKPDGN; encoded by the coding sequence ATGATGATGAACCTTAAACCCTTTATAACTGTATTATTAGCCTTTACTTTATGGAACACCGGTATTCATGCACAGGTAAAATTTAAGTTCGATTTTGGTGCAGGCAAAATCGCTGATGGCTATACCCGCGTTTTACCTGATCAGAGCTATTCAAAAGAAAATGGATACGGTTTTGATTTCAATACTGTTATGACGGGTAGTGGCACCCCATTTTATTTCTCTGTTAAAGTGCCTGAAGGAAATTATAAAATAACGGTAACGCTTGGAGATCCGAAAAAGGCATCCCAAACTACAGTTAAAGCCGAATCACGCAGATTGATGCTGGAAGCCGTTCCGGCCAAAGCAGGAGAGTTCATAAAAAAGACTTTTATTGTAAATATAAAAGATAGGAATATCAATAATGGAGAGCAGGTCGCGCTTAAGCCCCGCGAATTGACAAAGCTAGACTGGGACGATAAACTGACGCTGGAATTTGCCGGTCCGCCCGCCCTAAAAGCTATGGAAATTACGAAAGTTGAAGATCAGATTACAGTTTACCTGGCGGGAAATTCGACTGTTGTCAATCAGGATGATGAACCTTGGGGTTCCTGGGGACAAATGATCCCACGCTTTTTTAAACCCGGAGTGTCATTTGCCAACCATGCAGAATCAGGTCTCACATTGGGCTCTTTCATAGGTAGTAAAAGATTAAAGAAAGTATTGAGTGTAATGAAGTCCGGAGATTATCTTTTTATAGAATTTGGCCATAACGATCAGAAAGATAAAGGACCTAATGATGGTGCATATAAATCATACACCGAACGTTTAAAAACATTCGTAATAGAAACAAAGAAAAAGGGAGGAATTCCGGTGATTGTGACATCCACTAGCCGCAGGTCTTTTGAAAATGGAAAGATTGTAAACTCTTTGGGCGATTTTCCGGATGCGGCACGTAAAGTTGCAGCTTCAGAAAATGTTGCACTGATAGATTTGAATGCACTGACCACAACATTGTTCAATGCCCTTGGCGAAGAGTCTTCAAAAAAGGCTTTTGTACATTATCCTGCAAACTCGTACCCGGGACAGGACAAACCCCTGGCAGATAATACACATTTCAATACCTATGGTGCCTACGAGATTTCCAAATGTGTGATTGAAGGGATAAAATCTGCTAAGCTCGATCTTGCAAAATACCTGATCAACCCAAAAGCTAAATTTGATCCGGCTAAACCGGATGCTGTTGAAGACTGGCACTGGCCGGAAAGTCCGAAAAGTAGTGTGGTAAAACCTGATGGAAATTAA